Genomic window (Thermococcus sp.):
CCGGCATGGTCACGACCAACGATGAAGTGCGTCGCCCCAAAATTCTTCCTCATTATAGCGTGGTGAATAGCCTCCCGTGGGCCGGCATAGCGCATCTCGTAGCGAACCGTGGCCAAGGTCGCACTATCCCTGGGGTAGTAATACCTGAAGAGCGCCTCGTAGGCCTTTATTATGACCTCGTCCTTGTAGTCGCCTTTCTTCTTCCTTCCAAGGACTGGATTTACAAAGAGGCCGTCAACAAAGGTCAAAGCCGCTTTTTGGACGTATTCATGACCGAGATGGGGGACGTTCCTAGTCTGGAAGGCCACTATCTTCTTCCAGCCGAGCTCCCTGAAGAGAACCCTCGTTTCAACAGGCCTCAGTGTATACTTCGCGAAAGGATTCGGAACCTCGTTGAGAAGCTCAATCTCACCACCAACGAGATAATCCCCCATACCCATTACCCTAGCAACCCCTGGATGGGCGGGATCATCGGTTTTAAAGACCTTGACTGCGAACTCCCTCTTATCGTAAGTGTATATCTCTTCAACATGCATCCTCGCTACCGGAAGGTCATTGTAGTAGAGCAGTATCGCGTCCCCCTCATCGAAGTTTGGTTCCTTCACGTCGAGCACTATCGGGATAGTCCAAGGAGTGTCGTCGCTCAGGCGCATGTCGTCAAGAACACCTTGGAAGTCGTCGCTCGTGAGGAAGCCCTTGAGGGGAGAATAAACTCCATGGGCAATGTTCTCGAGGTCTATCGCCCTTCCATGCTCAACCTGAACGTGAGGATACTCCCCCTGCTCACTGAGGATTCTCCCACGGGTTCTCTCGGCGACTATCCTCCTTACAAGCTTGCCTCCATGGGGCTTTGAGACCATTCTACCACCTTCAACTCCAATTGAAAAATGAGGTCATCAATCAAGGTAACCGAGAGCGCGAAGCCTCTCCTTGACCTTCTCTTCCTCTTCCTCACTAAAAACTTCCTCCTTCTCCTCCTCTTCCAGGTTAGCTAGAACCTCGCGGAGGACGTAGGTGACGTAGTCGGAAACCGAGGTGAAACCAGTGCCCTCAATCCTAGCCTTTATCTTGTCATAGAGGGGCTTCGGAATGGAAACGGTAGTGTACTTCTTCTCGTCTGCCATAGCAAACACCTCCCACCTTAATGATATTTAATTAACTCAATGAATACCTCCCAAAAAATGTTAAAAAGATTTTGGCCCCTACATGGGCCCCCTTCTAGATGCCTCACCTGTTCAAACATTTCTCATCGGCGGGAATGGTCAAGTACGTCCCCTATCCTGAACACCCCCCTATCAAGCACCGTCTTTCCCTCGCTGTAGATGTACCTAACAACAACACTGCCGTTGAGGTTCTCTGGAAGAATGAACTCGTCCTTGCCCTTAACGTTAAACCACTTCCTGTACACCAGCGTCCCGTTGTCAAGGAAGCCATAGATTCCAACCCCCGTCCCCGTGGCGTTCGTAAACTTTAGAACGACCGAGCCGTTTTCCGCGGTGACGGCCACGTTCGGATGCTCAAAGCGGAAGATCTTGATAAGGCCGCCGTCCGAGTAAATCAGGTGATAATACGGGGGATACTCGTTTGTGAACATCAATTTGGCAAGGGCCGTGTCGAAGGCGTTTCTGTTCATGATCACGGCATAGCCGTAGTTCAGGTTGATGTAGGCGTAAACCGGCGCGGTTGGCGGGCTGGAAAGCACTACCCGAGTAAGGGTCTTTCCAGATTCAACGAAAACCACAGCGGGGATAACCACCTGACCCCTGAGGCTGACCTTCACGTCCCACGTCTTCCCGGGGGCGGCCATGAGAGAGTAAGGTCCGCTGGAGAACACGAAGATATCACCATAAGCGGAGCGGAGGGGAAGGATAACCAGAGCGTAGTCCCTCCCGTTCATCCCCGCGGTCTTCAGTACAGCTTCAAACTCGGTGAGGGTGTCGTAGGAGACGATGACGTAGTCAACACCCAAGTTCATCAGATTCTTGCTGGGAATGAGGCCGAGGTAGTACCTAGCGACCCACCTGTTTGGACCCCCCTGTGCAACCGGCGCCCTGTTTGAGAAGTAGGTCACCCAGTGGCCGTGGTCCCACCACGTTAGGACGACGTCGTTGATATTGGAATGCTCGCCAAGGTAGGTAAGGGCATCGGCCCAGTGGTCGTCAACAAAGGGGTGAACGGCGAGGGTCGAGGAGAAACCCTGGTAGGCAGATACCGATGGGAGGAGAAGGAGTAAAAGCACTGCAATGGCCGCGCGTTTCCATGCCACGTTCACCTTCCCAGCGGAGAAGTCAAAGGTATCGACAAGCCCTATTCCCGCTAAAAGGGCCACCGCCAGGGAGCCTATAAAGAGAAACCTCGTCCAGACGAGGGCCATGGGGATCAAAACTAAGGCGGTTCCTAGGATGAGGAAATCGGAGGTGCTGGGGCGCCTGAAGCGGAGGGCAAAGAGGAGGAACAGAACGCCGGAAACCCCGTAAGCCTCCCACCAGTTGGTCCAGTTGGTTCTCTGGGTCTCCCCTATCGGCGCAACGGGGAAGAGCGTGTTGAGGGCGTCATTCACAATGCCGTAGTACCTAAAAGTGAGAACCAGGGCAACGATTACCCCAACGGACGCAACAACCCACCGGATACGACGGTCTTTAACGAAGCGTGCGATTAGAATGAGGGCTAAGATGGCAAGAATGGACAGAGTCAGGGCGTACTTGAGGAAAACGATGAGGAAAACGTCCTTAAGGACCCCAAAGTGAACTCCGAGCTCTTTGGCCAAGTTCCTCCCGAGCCCCCTAGTCTCCCCCGTCATGCCGTAGCCGAGCCTTCCGCCTATCCAATTAGCGAGGAAAACGCCGGGAACCAGTGATAATGAAATTGCCAGTCCATCGAGAATCTTCTCATCTTTTTCGAGGAGGAAGGCCCCCAGGGTTAGGAGGAGGGAGTTGGCCAAGAAAAACGCGAATATTGGATAGTAAGCCTGCCAGAACGCGGAGGCGAACCCAGCCGAAAGACCAGGGATAATGTAAATAGCAAGGCGGAGGTAGCGGTTGCAACGGCAGGTGAGGGCGAAGGCGATGGCCGCGAGTCCAACCGTGTACCAGAAGAGCATATAGTTGTCTCCCCTGTAATAGCCGGCCATCGAGCGGAAGACATGGCCGAAACTCACTGCCAGGAGGAACGCCGCTAGAAAAGCCTCTCTTCTGCCGTAAGTGCGGAGGACAGTGAGATACACGAGGATTACCGTTAGAACACCGAAGATGACGGGGGTAAGCCGGAAAGCGTTGAAGAGTGAAACTCCCAGGAGGTGGAGCAGCTTATAAACGTAGGCTGGGGTCATCCAGAGACCAAGGGGGTGAAAGAGCTTTATCTGAAACCCCCATGGACCCAAGGCATAGGGAAAGAAGTTTATCCAGCCATGAGTCAGAGCGTAGCGGGTGTAGGCCAGGTGAAAGTACGGATCGTAGCCGAGGAGGTACTTAAAACGCATCGGAAGGAGGCGGATTGAAGCTGCTAAGATAGTGAGTATTATAACAGCATACCTCGGGCGCAGGATTCGGTCGCTCAATGATAGAAGCGTTTTAGATAATCTGCCGTCCCCCATGGTCTCACCAGCCGATATTTCATTCCCAGGATAGTAGTACTCCAAGGAGTAATATAAGGATTGCGCATAACCGTTCAATCCCCCCGCTGTATCTTCGCGTGCCCTCCTACGAGGCTCTTCTTAAGCTCGAGGTTCCTTATCTCGCACTTCTCGTCGATGATGGAGCGCCATATGGTGGAGTTTCTTATGACGGTATCCCTGAAGATTATCGAGTCGCTCACGTCGGAGTTCTCGATGGTGCAGTTTTCGCCGATGTAAGCGAATGGCCCAATGAGGGAGCGGCCGAGGACTCTCGCTCCCCTCTTGATGATCACCGGTGGGATTATCTTGGAGTAGGGACTTATCTGGATCTCCTCAATATGACTCTCCTTAAGGATGGTTCTCAGGGCTTCAAGATAGCTGTCCGCCGAGCCTATGTCATACCAGTACTCGGAGAAGCGGTAGGCCCTCACCTCCTCCCCCCTTCCCAGTAGCCACTGGAGGAAATAGCCCGGCGAATCTCTGTTACCGTCGGAGAGGTACTCGTCGATGAACTCCATTGCCCCCCTTGGAAACGCATAAACGCCGGTGCTTATGAGCGTGGACTGAGGTTGAGGGGGCTTCTCCCGGAAGGAAACGACCCTGTCACCCTCAAGCACTACAACACCGTAGCGCTTCGCCAGTTCAGGGTCACCGATGTCGTAGACCGCTATCAAAGTCTTCCCGTCGTAGGCGCGGAGGAAGTCAAACAGGGAGAAAGAGAAGAGGTTATCGCCTGCTATAACCAGATAATCATCCAGCCCAAGCTCATCAAGCGCTTTTTTCATCGCCCCTATCGTGCCGAGCTTCTCCTCCTCGTGGAGGGTGTCCTCGACTATCAGCCCGACGCCGTATTTCTCGGCATAGGGTCTGAAGTGGGCCTCGAAGAAGCGGTTGGTTGAAATGTAAGTCTCAAGGCCAAGCTCGCCCACCTTTTCCATTATGTAGTCGAGTATTGTCTCTTCGCCGACTGGGAGCAGAGCCTTGGGGTTGTCCTTGGTTATGGGCCAGAGCCTCGTCGCGTAGCCGCCGGCCATTATGAGGACCTTCATTTGTTCATCCCTCCGAGATTTTTACGAAATCCGCAAGGGCCCCATCAGATTCCAAGGGTCTCCCTCCTGTAAAGATCAATGTAGTAAGAGTAGTCATGATACTCTGCCATCGTTCTCTCCTCAAACTCGCACCTTAATTTTTCATCCTTCGAGAAGAGTAGTTCCCCCCGATGACCCTGAATCTGAACTTTACAGGGGCATTGTTCAGGATTCTGACGTCCACGGGAAACCCCCACAATTCTGCTAAGCTCTTCTTCTAGTGTCTCTTCGTAGAACTTCTCGGTGGGCCCCCTTACGTAAACCGCCACGTCGATGTCCCTGAACGGGCCCTCTTCAAGGAAGGAACCGTGAAGGTAGGCAAATAGAACTTCGCTCCTTCCCATCAGGGCCTTCCGGAGCTTTACCTTTATCTTCTCCTTTTCCCTCTCTGGAAGCTCGTGGATTTCCATCATGATTCAGAATCCACAAAAGAAAGTAAAAAGCTTTTCCCCAAAGTTTAAGAGTATCCCTTCAATAGAATGCCCGGTGATATAAAATGGAGGTTCTCGTTACTGGTGGTGCCGGCTTCATAGGCTCCCACCTTGTTGACGCCCTGATGGAATCCGGAAACGAAGTTAGGGTTCTCGACGATCTGAGTGCTGGAAGCCTTGAGAACATCAAGCACTGGCTCGAAAACGAGCACTTTGAGTTTATCAAGGGCAATATGAGGAACCACGAGATCGTCAGAAAGGCCGTTGAAGGCGCTGACGTCGTCTTCCACCTCGCCGCAAACCCAGAGGTTAGGATAGGCTCTCAGAGTCCTGATCTGCTCTACGAGAGCAACGTCACGATAACGCACAACCTGCTCAGCACGGTGAAGGACTCAGACGTTAAATTCCTCATCTTCACAAGCTCCTCGACGGTTTACGGCGATGCGGATGTGATCCCCACTCCCGAGGACTACGCACCCCTTGAACCGATAAGCGTCTACGGCGGGGCGAAGCTCGCGGCTGAGGCCCTGATAAGCGGCTACGCCCACACCTTCGGCTTCAGGGCGTTGATATTCCGCCTAGCCAACATAATAGGCGAACGCTCCAACCACGGCGTCATCTACGACTTCATCAACAAGCTGAGGAAAAACCCAGACGAGCTTGAGATACTCGGTGACGGAACGCAAAGGAAGAGCTACCTCCACGTGAGCGACACAGTTAAGGGCATGCTTCACATCTTTGAACACTTCAAGAAAGAAAGCAAGATCGTCGACTTCTACAACCTCGGCAGCGACGACTGGATAACGGTGAGGGAGATAGCTGAAATCGTCAGCGGTGAGATGGGTTTAAAGCCGGAGTTCCGCTTCACGGGCGGTGTCGACGGTGGCCGCGGCTGGAAAGGGGATGTAAAGCTCATGCGCTTGAGCATAGAGAAGGCCAGAAAGACCGGCTGGGAGCCTAAGCTGAACAGCTATGAAGCCGTTAGGAAAACGGTCAAGGAACTCCTGAAAACCGAAAGGCATTAAAGCGGGTTGATGAAGAAAAGGGCGCGATGATGAGTGATGGGCGAACCGACGGGTGAGGAAGGAAAGGTGATCTCTGAGCAATCCTTTTAAGGCCCATCCTCCACCTTTTCTGGGATGATGAGTTCAGCCTTGTCCGAGCTGTGACGATGGAGTGACGGACTGACCGCACCTTTGTTTTTGTTTTCTGTTGACATCTGGCATTAAAGTCCCCCTTAAAGTCCTCAAAGCCTATCGCTCCTATCTCTATGTCGTCGCGGTAGGGATAGACAAAGCGCAGCCAGAAGCGGTAGTAGAAATCCCCAACCCTATAAACACCAAATCTTTTTCTTTCCCTCACCGCCACAGGGAACTCCCTCTGACCCTCCTCCCCGCCTTAGTGAAGGGTTAATTCGTTGGAACCCTCGCCGTTCACGGCGGGAAGGAGGTCAGGTTATCAATTCAAGCTTTTCGCACGATTTCCCGAAGGTCCTTCAAAAACGCCTCCAGATGTTCCCTCCTCACGTGGGGCATCATAACTATCCTGATGTAGCCGCGGTGGGCGCTTATGCCCCAGCCGCGCTCCTTCAGCTCTTCTTCCACTGTCTCAAGGTTTCTAGTCCCAAAGGAGACTATGTTGAGCACCGGTTCACGGATGAGGTAAACACCGGAAATTCTCTTTAGCTCCGCCGCGAACCACCTGCTCAGTTCCATGGCCCTTCTCACGACCTCTCTGTAGCCCTCAAAACCGAGGTGCTTGATCATGGCCCAGACCGCTAAAGCGTTAGCCCCGGGTCTCGTTCCGGTTATCGTAGCCTGCCATATCTTACCTCCTGCCAAGTAAGGGGCTAGAACGCTTATCGCGTCAATATACTTCCTCTCACGGAATATTACCCCCCCTGCCGGGATTGGAACCATACCCATCTTGTGGGGATCTATGGTTACGCTCTTAACGCCTTTAAGACGGAAGTCAAAGTCCGGGATCTCGTATCCCAAATCTTTGGCGAAGGGGATCACAAAGCCCCCAAAGGCCGCGTCAACGTGGAGTGGAATGCCATAGTCGAGGGCTAAATCGCTCAGAGATGGAATGTCATCGACAACGCCCAGTCCGGTCGTTCCTGCTATCCCAACTATACCGATGGTGTTGTCAGTGATCTTCTCCTCAACGTCCCGAACGTTGACGGAGTAATCATCGTTCAGCTCGGCCCAGACGAGCTTCACCCCAAGCATCTCCCCCGCTTTAATGAAAGAAAAGTGCGCACTCTCCGGGAGGATGAGTTCCGGTTTCTCGACTCTGGCAAGGTTCCTGAAGGCCCTTACCGCCAGGATGTTGGCCTCGGTGCCGCCGGAGACAATGTGCCCGTAGCCCTTTTCCAGGCTAAGGAGGCTCGCCAGCATGTTAACGGCTTCCCTCTCGACCCTCTGGCTCCCGACGTGAAGCCCCGGGTCGCCGAGGTTCCTGTCGAGGAACTCCTCAATGATTTTAACCGCAAAGGGGTGCGGATAGGTGCACATACTGCCCAGAATCCTTCCAGAGTCAAAGGTGAGGTCGTCCGCAGTTTTTGACCTCAGCTCTTCAAGAACCTCCTCCTCGTCCTCTCCGTTCTTCGGGAACATCCTCTCACCGGCGTGAGTTGACGGCATAGGATTTAAGCCTTTGCCCGCGATTTTAGCATTTTGATGTAGGTCTTAAAGAAGATAGGGGTCGTCAGGGCTGTGAGCATCGAGACTGCTATAACGCTCGCGAAGAGCGCCTGGTCAATTATCCCCGCGCTCAGACCGAAGGTGAGTATGGCGAGCTCCAGACTACCCCTTCCCCCCATTCCAATGCCTATTAAAGCTGAGTCCCACCAGTCGAGACCGAAGAGCCTGGCCCCAAGACCGCAGCCGAGGAATTTCCCTAGGATGGCCGCCAAGTAGAGGCCGAGGATGAGGACAAGGCTTATCCCAGCAAGTGGCGGGTTAAACATAAGGCCGACGTAGATGAAGAACAGCGGAATGAAGAACTCCGTGAGGACCACCTGGAGGTTTTCTATGAGTTCATTGAGCTTTATGCGCGTCACTATCATCGGGTCCTTCCTCTCGCGGAGCCGACTTATCGTTAAACCCGCCAAGTATGCCCCAATTATCTGATTGAGGCCGGCCCACTGAGCCAGTATCGCGAGGGTGAAGGTAAGTATGAGCGTGAACGTGAAGAAGACGTTGAGATCCCTGACAATGGAGTAGAACCACTTCGCCCTCTTGAAAACGTACTCAGATACCAGGAGCGTCGCGGCGATGAATGCGAGTATCTTGACGGTAAGGATTCCAAAGGATGGGAGGTTCATGCTTCCCCCCGCCATCGCGGTAATGATTCCAATGAGATAGACTGCCATTATGTCGTCGGCAAAGGCCGCCCCCATGAGTATCGACGATATCACCCGCTTAACACGCTCCCTGACGAGGACACCGCTCGTGACTTCTATGGCCGTGTTTCCAAGGGTGACGCCGATGAAAACGGCCGCCACCCAGCCATTTCCGAAGGCCATTACCGTGGTGAACCCCAGGAAGAAGGAGAACGCAACGCCAAGGGCCGCAACGACAATCGCTTTCTTTGTGTTCTGAGCTATGGCCGAGAAGTTGCTCGTTAATCCCATGTAGAGCATCATCATGATGAGTCCGAACTCCGCGAGAACCTTAAGGTCCCCTGTTGGTTTTATCCACCCCAGAACAAACGGCCCGAGGAGGATGCCGGTTAAAACGTGGGCTATTATCGGGTGTATTTCAAACCTCTCAAACAGCCACTCTATACTCTTCGCAGTAACGAGAAGGAGGGCAAGGGCAGCTAAGAATTCCACCTCATCCACCCCGCAACAGGAGGGCCGCGGCCAGCCAGAGGGCCATCAGGACTATCGCTAGAATTACAGCCAGCGTTGCCACACCCTTGTTCGTCCCAAAGACTATTGGAATCGGGCCTATCATAATAACTCCCCCGCCCTCCACGCTTCCCTCTTCCCCGGGGGTTGCTAACACCGTGCCGAGGAAGACGAGCAGGAAACCGGTCAGGATGAGAACCATGCCAGCGGTGATAAGCGCCCTCCCGTCCATACGGTATTCCATTCTCTAAGAACTTTTAAAGCTTAACGCACCCAAAGGATTAAAATGCATCGGGAGAAAAAGAGAACATGCTTGTGCTCGTTGACCTCGATGATACCCTCTGCAACACGTGGGAGGCCGGGAAGTACAGCATCGTCCGCCTCCTGCCATACCTCCTCAGACGGAGGAAGCTCAAAGCCTTTCTCTACATCGTGACCGCCCGCTACCGCGAGCTTGAACAGTCCCACGAGGTCTACACCCTCGACTTCGACAGACTCGTCGAGAGGGTCATGGGGAAGATATACTCAAAAGTCCACCCGGAGGAGCTTGAGGAAATAACCGAGCTGATAGACAGGGTCTTCTTCTCAAACATCAAGCTCTATCCCGATGCAATAACCTTTCTCCGTGGTGTGAAGAGAATGGGCGCCAGGCTCGTTCTCGTGACTGACTCTTCGAGCAAGTGGCAGAGGAAAAAGCTTGAACACCTCGGGATAAAGGATTATTTTGATGCACTCATAATAAGTGGCGAAACCGGGCACAGCAAGCTCGAACCACACAACTTCCGCCTTGCAAAACACCTCTTTCCAGACGACGAGGTCTACGTGGTCGGAGACCGGGACGACACAGACATGCAGGGGGGGAAGATGGTAGGTGCGACCACGATACTCGTGAGTAGAGGCTACTTCAGCGGCAGGCTATCAAAGCACGCGGACTACGTCGTGGGCAGCCTCTCTGAGGCCTTGGAGGTGATCAAGCGTGAGCATGAAAAGCGAGCTTAAGCGGAAGTCCCTCCATCTTGCAGGCCTGCTCGTTCCCCTCTCTTACTACCTCTTTGGAAAGGAGTTGACGCTCACCTTCATAGCCGTGACCTTCTTCGTCTTCGTCGTGCTGGAGCCCTTCAGGATCATCGAGGAGTTACGGGACAGGATAAAGAAGAGACTAAGGATATACGTCGATGAGGATGTTTTTGAGAGGATGGAGGAGATTGAGAGGCGCATCGATGAGATAACGAGGGAACACGAGCGCTACCGCGTTGCAGCCCATATATACTTTGCCGCGGCCTCGTTCACTGTCGTCTACTTTTTCCCACGAGATATTGCGGTTGGAGCAATAAGCGTTGCAACGGTCGGGGACGCACTAGCCGCTGTAGTTGGCAGATCCCTAGGGAGGCACCGTTTCTCCAACGGGAAGAGCCTTGAGGGGAGTTTGGCATTCTTCATCTCAGCGCTGTTGATTCTCTGGCCGCTCATCGGGCCTCCACTAGCGCTTGCTGGTGCACTCACTGGGGCCCTCGTGGAGTTCTACAACCTACCTCCCGATGACAACTTCTCGAACCAGATAAGCATTGCACTGGTGCTTTATCTGCTCAGTTTTATGCATTAAATTCAAAAATGGAAAACGAGCCTCAGTCTGAGGCCATGGTTATGGTGGAGAACCTAATCTTCAAAACATACACCACCCACTCATATGGTTATTATTAGGAAAAAGGTTTATATGCCTTTTCTTCGATATCACCAGCAGTGATAACAGCTCTACGGGTGGTCTTCAATGATAAACCTCATTTTTGGAATACACAACCATCAGCCCCTAGGAAACTTTGGATGGGTCTTTGAGAGCGCCTACGAGAGGTCATACCGCCCCTTCATGGAAACCTTAGAGGATTACCCCAACATGAAGGTCGCCACCCACTATTCCGGCCCTCTCTTAGAGTGGCTGAGTGAAAACAGACCGGAGCACCTCGACCTCATCCGCTCACTCGTGAAGAAGGGTCAGCTTGAATTGGTCGTTGCCGGCTTCTACGAGCCTGTTTTAGCGGCCATCCCTAAGGAAGACAGGATAGAGCAGATAAACCTTCTGAAGGGATTCGCGAAGAGGCTCGGCTACGACGCGAGGGGCGTCTGGCTCACCGAGCGCGTCTGGCAGCCCGAATTGGTTAAGAGCCTCCGCGCGGCTGGGATAGATTACGTCATCGTCGACGACTACCACTTCATGAGCGCTGGCCTCGCCAAGGAGGAGCTATACTGGCCCTACTACACCGAGGACGGCGGGGAGGTTATAACAGTCTTCCCGATAGACGAGAAGCTCCGCTATCTGATTCCATTCCGGCCGGTTGAGAAAACCCTCGACTATCTACACGGCCTTGACAATGGTGACGGGAGCCGGCTCGCGGTCTTCCACGATGACGGGGAGAAGTTTGGTGTCTGGCCCGGGACCCACGAGTGGGTCTATGGGAAAGGCTGGCTGAGGGACTTCTTTGACAGAGTCTCAAGCGACGAGAGGATAAACATCACCCTCTATTCGGAGTACCTATCAAGATTTAAACCTAGGGGCCTTGTTTACCTCCCGATAGCCTCCTACTTCGAGATGAGTGAGTGGTCCCTTCCAGCAAGGCAGGCAAAGCTCTTCGTCGAGTTCGTGGAGAGGTTGAAGGAGCAGAACCAGTTTGAGAGGTACCGGGTCTTCGTACGCGGTGGCATCTGGAAGAACTTCTTCTTCAAGTACCCGGAGATCAACTACATGCACAAGCGCATGCTCATGGTGAGCAAGCTGGTCAGAGGAAACCCCGAGGCGAGGCGCTTCGTCTTCAGGGCCCAGTGCAACGACGCCTACTGGCACGGTGTTTTCGGTGGGGTTTATCTCCCGCACCTCCGCAGGGCAGTCTGGGAGAATCTCATAAGGGCGAACAGCTTCGTTTCCACGGGCAGTTTCGTCCGCGACATAGACTTCGACGGAAAGGACGAGGTCTTTCTGGAAAATGCTAACTTCTACGCGGTCTTTAAACCCTCCTATGGCGGTGCCCTTTTTGAGTTTTCCTCCAAGAGAAGGGCCGTCAACTACAACGACGTTCTGGCCAGGAGACGGGAGCACTACCATGAGGTCCCGGAGGTTGCTACTCCGGAGGACGGGTCTAAAGACGGGGTTGCGAGCATACACGAGCTTGGAAAGAAAATCCCGGATGAGATAAAACGTGAGCTGGTCTATGACTGGCAGATGAAGGCCATTCTCCAGGATCACTTTATAACGCCAGAGACATCGCTTGACGACTACCGTCTTGTGAGGTATGGGGAGCTCGGGGATTTTATCAATCAACCGTATGGCTTTGAACTCGGGGAAAGCCTGAGAATGTGGCGTGACGGTCTGGTCGACTCAAAGCCTGGCAGGGTTGAGAAGAGCTTTGGGCTCCGTGATGATGGATTCAATGTTGAGTACGGAGTTAAAA
Coding sequences:
- the sat gene encoding sulfate adenylyltransferase; translation: MVSKPHGGKLVRRIVAERTRGRILSEQGEYPHVQVEHGRAIDLENIAHGVYSPLKGFLTSDDFQGVLDDMRLSDDTPWTIPIVLDVKEPNFDEGDAILLYYNDLPVARMHVEEIYTYDKREFAVKVFKTDDPAHPGVARVMGMGDYLVGGEIELLNEVPNPFAKYTLRPVETRVLFRELGWKKIVAFQTRNVPHLGHEYVQKAALTFVDGLFVNPVLGRKKKGDYKDEVIIKAYEALFRYYYPRDSATLATVRYEMRYAGPREAIHHAIMRKNFGATHFIVGRDHAGVGDYYGPYEAWDTFDNFPDLGITPMFIREAFYCKKCGGMVNAKICPHGEEFHVHISGTKLRKMIMAGEQPPEYMMRPEVYEVVRSFENPFVE
- a CDS encoding ribbon-helix-helix domain-containing protein, with translation MADEKKYTTVSIPKPLYDKIKARIEGTGFTSVSDYVTYVLREVLANLEEEEKEEVFSEEEEEKVKERLRALGYLD
- a CDS encoding STT3 domain-containing protein codes for the protein MEYYYPGNEISAGETMGDGRLSKTLLSLSDRILRPRYAVIILTILAASIRLLPMRFKYLLGYDPYFHLAYTRYALTHGWINFFPYALGPWGFQIKLFHPLGLWMTPAYVYKLLHLLGVSLFNAFRLTPVIFGVLTVILVYLTVLRTYGRREAFLAAFLLAVSFGHVFRSMAGYYRGDNYMLFWYTVGLAAIAFALTCRCNRYLRLAIYIIPGLSAGFASAFWQAYYPIFAFFLANSLLLTLGAFLLEKDEKILDGLAISLSLVPGVFLANWIGGRLGYGMTGETRGLGRNLAKELGVHFGVLKDVFLIVFLKYALTLSILAILALILIARFVKDRRIRWVVASVGVIVALVLTFRYYGIVNDALNTLFPVAPIGETQRTNWTNWWEAYGVSGVLFLLFALRFRRPSTSDFLILGTALVLIPMALVWTRFLFIGSLAVALLAGIGLVDTFDFSAGKVNVAWKRAAIAVLLLLLLPSVSAYQGFSSTLAVHPFVDDHWADALTYLGEHSNINDVVLTWWDHGHWVTYFSNRAPVAQGGPNRWVARYYLGLIPSKNLMNLGVDYVIVSYDTLTEFEAVLKTAGMNGRDYALVILPLRSAYGDIFVFSSGPYSLMAAPGKTWDVKVSLRGQVVIPAVVFVESGKTLTRVVLSSPPTAPVYAYINLNYGYAVIMNRNAFDTALAKLMFTNEYPPYYHLIYSDGGLIKIFRFEHPNVAVTAENGSVVLKFTNATGTGVGIYGFLDNGTLVYRKWFNVKGKDEFILPENLNGSVVVRYIYSEGKTVLDRGVFRIGDVLDHSRR
- a CDS encoding NDP-sugar synthase, whose protein sequence is MKVLIMAGGYATRLWPITKDNPKALLPVGEETILDYIMEKVGELGLETYISTNRFFEAHFRPYAEKYGVGLIVEDTLHEEEKLGTIGAMKKALDELGLDDYLVIAGDNLFSFSLFDFLRAYDGKTLIAVYDIGDPELAKRYGVVVLEGDRVVSFREKPPQPQSTLISTGVYAFPRGAMEFIDEYLSDGNRDSPGYFLQWLLGRGEEVRAYRFSEYWYDIGSADSYLEALRTILKESHIEEIQISPYSKIIPPVIIKRGARVLGRSLIGPFAYIGENCTIENSDVSDSIIFRDTVIRNSTIWRSIIDEKCEIRNLELKKSLVGGHAKIQRGD
- a CDS encoding nucleotidyltransferase domain-containing protein, which translates into the protein MMEIHELPEREKEKIKVKLRKALMGRSEVLFAYLHGSFLEEGPFRDIDVAVYVRGPTEKFYEETLEEELSRIVGVSRGRQNPEQCPCKVQIQGHRGELLFSKDEKLRCEFEERTMAEYHDYSYYIDLYRRETLGI
- a CDS encoding NAD-dependent epimerase/dehydratase family protein, with amino-acid sequence MEVLVTGGAGFIGSHLVDALMESGNEVRVLDDLSAGSLENIKHWLENEHFEFIKGNMRNHEIVRKAVEGADVVFHLAANPEVRIGSQSPDLLYESNVTITHNLLSTVKDSDVKFLIFTSSSTVYGDADVIPTPEDYAPLEPISVYGGAKLAAEALISGYAHTFGFRALIFRLANIIGERSNHGVIYDFINKLRKNPDELEILGDGTQRKSYLHVSDTVKGMLHIFEHFKKESKIVDFYNLGSDDWITVREIAEIVSGEMGLKPEFRFTGGVDGGRGWKGDVKLMRLSIEKARKTGWEPKLNSYEAVRKTVKELLKTERH
- the mfnA gene encoding tyrosine decarboxylase MfnA, yielding MFPKNGEDEEEVLEELRSKTADDLTFDSGRILGSMCTYPHPFAVKIIEEFLDRNLGDPGLHVGSQRVEREAVNMLASLLSLEKGYGHIVSGGTEANILAVRAFRNLARVEKPELILPESAHFSFIKAGEMLGVKLVWAELNDDYSVNVRDVEEKITDNTIGIVGIAGTTGLGVVDDIPSLSDLALDYGIPLHVDAAFGGFVIPFAKDLGYEIPDFDFRLKGVKSVTIDPHKMGMVPIPAGGVIFRERKYIDAISVLAPYLAGGKIWQATITGTRPGANALAVWAMIKHLGFEGYREVVRRAMELSRWFAAELKRISGVYLIREPVLNIVSFGTRNLETVEEELKERGWGISAHRGYIRIVMMPHVRREHLEAFLKDLREIVRKA
- a CDS encoding cation:proton antiporter translates to MEFLAALALLLVTAKSIEWLFERFEIHPIIAHVLTGILLGPFVLGWIKPTGDLKVLAEFGLIMMMLYMGLTSNFSAIAQNTKKAIVVAALGVAFSFFLGFTTVMAFGNGWVAAVFIGVTLGNTAIEVTSGVLVRERVKRVISSILMGAAFADDIMAVYLIGIITAMAGGSMNLPSFGILTVKILAFIAATLLVSEYVFKRAKWFYSIVRDLNVFFTFTLILTFTLAILAQWAGLNQIIGAYLAGLTISRLRERKDPMIVTRIKLNELIENLQVVLTEFFIPLFFIYVGLMFNPPLAGISLVLILGLYLAAILGKFLGCGLGARLFGLDWWDSALIGIGMGGRGSLELAILTFGLSAGIIDQALFASVIAVSMLTALTTPIFFKTYIKMLKSRAKA
- a CDS encoding DUF131 domain-containing protein produces the protein MDGRALITAGMVLILTGFLLVFLGTVLATPGEEGSVEGGGVIMIGPIPIVFGTNKGVATLAVILAIVLMALWLAAALLLRGG